From Cecembia calidifontis, one genomic window encodes:
- a CDS encoding PadR family transcriptional regulator, translated as MSNNNLIKGSLQTIILKLLEENEKMYGYEITQRVKELTEGEIKITEGALYPALHKLEAEGLLTTEIQQVDNRVRKYYSLTKNGQKEVSAKMSELQSFVGNLQRILDPEWKPGLA; from the coding sequence ATGTCTAATAACAATCTGATCAAAGGAAGCCTACAGACTATCATCCTCAAACTGCTGGAAGAGAATGAAAAAATGTACGGCTATGAGATAACCCAACGGGTAAAGGAACTGACCGAAGGCGAAATCAAAATTACTGAGGGCGCCCTCTACCCTGCCCTGCATAAATTGGAAGCAGAAGGACTGCTGACCACTGAAATCCAACAAGTGGACAATAGGGTAAGGAAATACTATAGCCTGACCAAGAATGGGCAAAAGGAAGTCAGTGCCAAGATGTCCGAGTTACAGAGTTTCGTAGGTAACCTCCAACGTATCCTGGATCCTGAATGGAAGCCGGGTTTGGCTTAA
- a CDS encoding IS4 family transposase encodes MSNITLFSQIIKKIERSIFKKLVEEKQTDKGCKGFDSWTHLVSMLFCHFAKSTSVRDISNGLRSATGNLNHLGIAKAPSKSSISYQNKRRDSDLFKELYYGLLKHLGQQASLSRVKLRIKAPVYLLDSTVVSLCLSMFDWATFRTKKGAVKMHTLLDYDGKLPVYVNITEGSMADNKGAYDIPLEKGSVIVADRYYNDFPMLNIWDSKGVFFVIRHKDNLKFSTINERRLPENTAQEVLIDEEIELVNPQSKVKYPGKLRRVAVWDEKNRQTVELITNNFKWSAKTIGDLYRCRWEIEIFFRDIKQLLHIKTFIGTSKNAVMIQIWTALITILLLKVMKATAKFGWHLSNLVAFIRLNIFVKIELQKWLDKPFEDHEKPPQKSQQGVLFPDYR; translated from the coding sequence ATGAGTAATATTACATTGTTTTCTCAGATTATTAAAAAAATCGAGCGTTCAATTTTCAAGAAACTGGTTGAAGAGAAGCAAACGGACAAGGGCTGCAAAGGCTTTGACAGCTGGACGCATTTGGTTTCCATGCTTTTTTGCCATTTTGCCAAAAGTACTTCTGTAAGGGATATTTCAAACGGCCTGCGTTCGGCCACGGGGAACCTCAACCATCTGGGGATTGCCAAGGCACCATCCAAGTCCAGTATCAGTTATCAGAACAAGCGCAGGGACTCTGACCTGTTCAAGGAGCTGTATTACGGGCTTCTGAAGCATTTAGGACAGCAGGCGTCCCTGAGCAGGGTAAAACTACGGATCAAGGCTCCCGTCTATCTGCTCGACTCCACGGTGGTAAGTCTTTGCCTTTCGATGTTTGACTGGGCAACCTTCAGGACCAAAAAGGGTGCTGTAAAGATGCATACGCTTCTGGACTATGACGGGAAACTCCCTGTTTATGTGAATATTACAGAAGGAAGTATGGCAGACAATAAAGGCGCTTATGATATTCCTTTGGAGAAAGGATCCGTTATAGTGGCGGACCGCTATTACAATGACTTTCCGATGCTCAACATTTGGGACAGCAAGGGGGTCTTTTTCGTCATAAGGCACAAGGATAACCTTAAGTTCAGCACAATCAATGAACGTCGACTCCCTGAAAATACTGCACAGGAAGTACTGATAGACGAAGAAATTGAACTGGTAAACCCGCAGTCAAAAGTGAAGTACCCCGGAAAACTCAGAAGAGTGGCTGTATGGGACGAAAAAAACCGACAGACCGTCGAACTGATTACCAATAACTTCAAATGGTCAGCAAAGACAATCGGTGATCTTTACCGGTGCCGATGGGAGATTGAGATCTTCTTCAGGGACATCAAGCAGTTACTCCATATCAAAACCTTTATCGGAACATCGAAAAATGCCGTGATGATCCAGATATGGACCGCGCTGATCACCATTCTGCTCCTAAAAGTGATGAAGGCAACCGCTAAATTCGGATGGCATCTGTCCAATCTGGTTGCATTTATCAGACTGAACATATTCGTTAAAATAGAGCTGCAAAAGTGGCTGGACAAACCCTTTGAAGACCATGAAAAACCTCCTCAAAAAAGCCAACAGGGGGTTCTATTTCCGGATTACAGATAA
- a CDS encoding serpin family protein gives MKALITIKASGKKILGFLFFLIITAGCLPSEDPLTGRVEPNLRALSATEERLSQSSTKFAIDLFQQIGNKESEKNLFFSPFSIHQALSMTMNGSQGEILEEFKNVLRYQGLSLDEANQGSKELTEFLLQLDPKVKLAIANAIWYKQGYQVYAPFKEIAQRYYHAEVAALDMGNPNAVNVINNWIARQTNNLIRDMLDNIPENAVMYLVNAIYFKADWTYNFPKANTKKEKFFPYNGQEVMVDMMDLGKAAGFRSYGTADYGYLEIPYSSGQYNMGVLIGQEGNTAALASYLTLENLEKWKKDARDINLILKMPKFKIQYRIPNMAEDLMALGLEKPFDYHPDNFTKLFSNPTNYLKINRVIHEALIEVDEKGTEAAAATIVEIVERINMGPSEPVVLTLDRPFIFFIQEKHSGAILFMGKLENPIE, from the coding sequence ATGAAAGCCTTAATCACCATCAAAGCATCTGGGAAAAAAATATTGGGATTTCTATTCTTTCTAATCATAACAGCTGGCTGCCTTCCCAGTGAAGATCCGCTCACCGGCCGGGTAGAGCCCAATTTGAGAGCACTCAGTGCAACAGAGGAAAGGCTTTCGCAATCAAGCACCAAATTTGCCATCGACCTTTTTCAGCAGATCGGAAACAAGGAATCAGAGAAAAACCTTTTTTTCAGCCCATTCAGTATCCATCAGGCCTTGTCTATGACCATGAACGGAAGCCAAGGAGAGATCTTGGAGGAATTTAAAAATGTTTTAAGATACCAAGGACTTAGCCTGGATGAGGCCAACCAAGGTTCCAAAGAACTGACCGAGTTTTTATTGCAATTGGACCCCAAAGTAAAATTGGCCATAGCCAATGCGATCTGGTACAAACAAGGTTATCAAGTCTACGCTCCATTCAAAGAAATTGCCCAAAGGTATTACCATGCAGAGGTTGCTGCACTGGATATGGGCAACCCAAATGCTGTCAATGTCATTAACAATTGGATTGCCCGGCAAACCAACAATCTCATCAGAGATATGCTCGACAATATCCCTGAAAATGCAGTGATGTACCTGGTCAATGCCATTTACTTCAAGGCGGATTGGACATACAATTTCCCGAAAGCAAACACCAAAAAAGAAAAATTCTTTCCGTACAATGGCCAGGAAGTGATGGTTGACATGATGGATCTTGGCAAAGCAGCTGGATTCAGATCTTATGGCACGGCAGATTATGGCTACCTAGAAATCCCTTACAGTTCAGGCCAGTACAACATGGGTGTACTGATTGGACAAGAAGGAAATACGGCAGCATTAGCTTCTTATTTGACCTTAGAAAACCTGGAGAAATGGAAAAAAGATGCAAGGGATATCAATTTAATTTTGAAAATGCCCAAATTCAAAATTCAGTACAGAATACCCAATATGGCAGAAGACCTTATGGCTTTAGGACTGGAAAAACCATTTGATTACCACCCTGATAATTTCACCAAACTTTTTTCCAACCCAACTAATTATCTTAAAATCAATAGGGTGATCCATGAGGCTTTGATCGAGGTGGATGAAAAGGGTACTGAAGCAGCTGCCGCCACAATTGTAGAAATCGTGGAGAGAATAAATATGGGTCCATCAGAACCTGTTGTTTTAACATTGGATAGGCCCTTTATCTTTTTTATCCAAGAAAAACACAGCGGTGCTATCTTGTTTATGGGCAAATTAGAGAATCCTATTGAATAG
- a CDS encoding OmpA family protein encodes MRRMLTFLFLYFLIQLASTAQQKDFKWRLGLSGGYTNYYGDLSPHTVRGISNWDAIHHLLYFNENYFDRPSFKVSLERQLSPTIGLMLSYGQYQFAMSDRYVRRDGTLWTEAPNFARGLNFQNNTRDLGFSFVIKSDNDKFLPSRSLIAPYFTIGFGILDFQVRGDLLNDQGQRYNHNSNQIIHNGIYETDLHALVTENGYDLRTPYTNLGLGFRIKLGPRLELFAQTDLIYSFSDYLDDVSGKYRTSYDNDFQAYASRPGTNTVDPNNPFRGNPNLRNDWILYHGVGIRFNFGISKRAFQAPRISTFPHQAQNSSPLTFPSPPNEQQVIENKGAINIEERLTILENQQTWLNRKADSISYRTQVLIWDSEINKRENKLRAIDNRRKTLLDISKTFQNQMDDLQMNKHLEESLRDSLLKAYRFSDYNLRYSLDSISRREKEFKTEIDSIGRLKSNYHLLTGQFFATAKDSTYSEYADNRPMGQGQAKRSINTSEGPTYAGAEERRGVSQVQRSATEPREERRTDANFQREGSNTEEMRRLQQENQYLRYQRDQLLINQSYLRQDRSRNNTRPDRLVVIDRGMRNDRMVVENQSQNQGRKRWWWPFGAAGGAVVAAAVIDNEDSNPKKVDDTPFVVRGNEELIIPERFSLNTNLADSLSRIDLGAIFRNSSPDNLVQTPSREDTLVNQFTLGRQEGIQLLPPKIMVFFQTNQREPDEVELRKLASLVDFVKENEGFQIVLSGFADNTGNINYNLKLADDRMQAVGKALKENYGLEASQIRFEQGGQVIRGTQRVSNDQDRRVEARVEPTNLP; translated from the coding sequence ATGCGCCGGATGCTGACTTTTCTTTTCCTGTATTTTTTGATTCAACTTGCTTCTACTGCTCAGCAAAAAGACTTTAAATGGAGATTGGGCCTTAGTGGAGGCTACACCAATTATTATGGGGATCTGAGCCCGCATACCGTGCGTGGTATTTCCAATTGGGACGCCATCCATCATTTACTGTATTTTAACGAAAACTATTTTGACAGACCTTCTTTCAAAGTCAGTCTTGAGCGACAGTTAAGCCCTACGATTGGATTGATGTTAAGCTATGGTCAATATCAATTTGCCATGAGCGACAGGTATGTCAGAAGGGATGGAACACTTTGGACAGAAGCCCCTAATTTTGCGAGAGGGTTGAATTTCCAGAACAACACCCGTGATCTTGGATTTTCTTTTGTCATTAAATCAGACAATGACAAGTTTCTTCCTTCAAGGTCTTTAATTGCACCTTACTTTACAATTGGTTTTGGAATCTTAGATTTTCAGGTCAGAGGTGATCTTCTGAATGACCAGGGACAGCGATACAATCATAACTCTAATCAAATCATTCACAATGGCATTTATGAAACAGACCTTCATGCTTTAGTGACCGAAAATGGCTATGATTTAAGAACGCCCTACACCAATCTTGGATTGGGATTTAGAATAAAACTGGGTCCGAGATTAGAACTTTTTGCGCAAACAGACCTGATTTATAGTTTTTCGGATTACTTGGATGATGTAAGTGGCAAGTACCGGACTTCATATGACAATGACTTTCAGGCTTATGCTTCCAGGCCGGGAACCAATACAGTTGACCCCAATAATCCTTTTCGGGGAAACCCCAATTTAAGGAATGACTGGATCCTCTATCATGGGGTAGGTATCAGGTTTAACTTTGGAATTAGCAAGCGTGCCTTCCAAGCGCCAAGGATAAGCACATTCCCCCATCAAGCGCAAAATTCCAGTCCACTTACTTTTCCATCCCCTCCAAATGAGCAACAAGTAATTGAGAATAAAGGAGCTATTAATATCGAGGAACGTTTAACCATTCTGGAAAATCAGCAAACCTGGTTAAACAGGAAGGCTGACAGCATTTCTTACCGTACACAAGTTTTGATCTGGGATTCTGAAATCAATAAAAGAGAAAACAAACTTAGAGCAATTGACAACCGAAGGAAAACCTTATTGGATATTTCAAAAACCTTCCAGAATCAAATGGATGATCTTCAAATGAACAAGCACTTGGAAGAAAGCCTGAGAGATTCTTTGCTTAAAGCATACCGGTTCAGTGATTACAACCTGCGCTATAGTCTCGATTCCATCAGCAGAAGAGAAAAGGAATTCAAAACCGAAATTGACAGCATTGGCCGATTGAAATCCAATTACCACTTACTGACCGGTCAGTTTTTTGCAACAGCAAAGGATTCAACTTATTCTGAATATGCTGATAACAGACCTATGGGTCAGGGCCAAGCCAAAAGATCAATAAATACTTCTGAAGGACCAACTTACGCTGGCGCAGAAGAAAGAAGGGGAGTTTCCCAGGTTCAAAGAAGCGCAACAGAACCAAGAGAGGAAAGGAGAACCGATGCGAATTTTCAAAGAGAGGGCAGCAACACGGAAGAAATGAGAAGGTTGCAACAAGAAAACCAATACCTGAGGTATCAAAGGGACCAGCTCCTGATCAATCAATCATATCTTCGTCAGGATAGATCAAGAAACAACACTAGACCTGATAGGCTAGTTGTTATCGACAGGGGAATGCGCAATGACCGGATGGTCGTGGAAAACCAATCGCAAAATCAAGGTAGAAAGCGATGGTGGTGGCCATTTGGTGCAGCCGGAGGAGCTGTTGTAGCTGCAGCTGTTATAGATAATGAAGACTCCAATCCAAAAAAAGTTGACGACACGCCATTTGTGGTAAGGGGTAATGAGGAACTGATCATACCAGAAAGATTTTCCCTTAATACTAATCTGGCTGACAGCCTTAGCAGAATTGACCTGGGTGCTATTTTCCGGAACAGCTCACCGGATAATCTTGTCCAAACACCAAGCAGAGAAGATACGCTGGTCAATCAATTTACTTTGGGCAGACAAGAGGGTATTCAACTACTGCCACCTAAAATAATGGTCTTTTTCCAAACCAATCAACGGGAACCTGATGAGGTAGAATTAAGAAAATTAGCAAGCTTGGTGGATTTTGTAAAAGAAAATGAGGGTTTTCAAATCGTGCTTTCCGGCTTTGCAGACAATACCGGAAATATCAATTACAACCTCAAACTTGCTGATGACCGCATGCAGGCTGTGGGCAAAGCTTTAAAGGAAAACTATGGACTGGAAGCTTCACAAATACGGTTTGAGCAAGGAGGCCAGGTTATCCGCGGGACACAAAGGGTTTCCAATGATCAGGATCGGCGGGTAGAAGCCAGGGTCGAACCAACAAATCTCCCATAA
- a CDS encoding thiamine-binding protein, translating into MSRANLINLGIQIVPKSKTLDSYALVDKAIEVIRNSGIKHVVTPFETVMEGTQEELMAIAQQAQQAVMDAGADEVLVYYRIQVRKNEDVTIGEKTDKFKSI; encoded by the coding sequence ATGTCAAGAGCAAATCTAATCAATCTCGGTATCCAGATCGTCCCAAAAAGCAAAACCTTGGACAGTTACGCCCTGGTAGATAAAGCAATAGAAGTGATCCGAAATTCAGGGATCAAACACGTGGTTACACCGTTTGAGACCGTTATGGAGGGAACGCAGGAAGAATTGATGGCTATTGCACAACAGGCCCAGCAGGCCGTCATGGATGCAGGTGCGGACGAAGTGCTGGTCTATTACCGCATACAGGTAAGGAAAAATGAAGATGTAACCATAGGGGAAAAGACGGATAAGTTTAAATCAATTTGA
- a CDS encoding GDSL-type esterase/lipase family protein, whose product MRKLVFLFLIIQTGLAFPVFSQSRPYEKEVRELNEKYRQLPWQKGGIVFTGSSSIRLWKTLEKDFPRNSIINTGFGGSQTHHLLEFIDDLVIQYSPSKVFIYEGDNDIHAGKSSRQIIEEHFEIISKVMESLPDAKFYIISAKPSPSRWELKGAYLQLKQEMQQFCASQDQVTFIDVWTPMLDKAGNPNPKLFVEDNLHMNDKGYKIWKKAIKPHMK is encoded by the coding sequence ATGAGAAAATTAGTATTCCTGTTTTTAATTATACAGACAGGGTTAGCGTTTCCTGTATTTTCCCAATCGAGGCCCTATGAAAAAGAAGTCAGGGAGCTGAATGAAAAATACCGACAGTTACCTTGGCAGAAAGGAGGCATTGTTTTTACGGGCAGTTCAAGCATCCGCCTTTGGAAAACTTTAGAAAAGGACTTTCCTAGAAATTCAATTATTAATACCGGCTTCGGAGGTTCTCAAACCCATCACTTATTGGAATTTATTGATGATTTAGTGATCCAATATTCCCCGTCAAAGGTTTTTATATATGAAGGCGACAATGACATCCATGCGGGAAAATCAAGTCGGCAAATAATCGAAGAACATTTTGAGATCATCTCCAAAGTAATGGAAAGCCTTCCAGATGCCAAATTCTATATCATCAGTGCCAAACCCAGCCCCTCCAGATGGGAATTGAAAGGGGCTTATTTGCAATTGAAGCAGGAAATGCAACAATTCTGTGCTTCCCAAGACCAGGTCACCTTCATTGATGTCTGGACACCTATGTTGGACAAGGCAGGAAATCCCAATCCCAAACTTTTTGTGGAAGACAATCTCCATATGAACGACAAAGGCTACAAAATCTGGAAAAAGGCTATTAAGCCTCACATGAAATAA
- a CDS encoding DUF4407 domain-containing protein, which yields MQIHTITRFFWFCSGAHVPLLKRLPTETNKYVGIGGTVFFTGLFASLAAGYALYTVFDSLLIASIFGLVWGLMIFNLDRFIVSSMRKRNKAWSEWKMAFPRLVFAVLLAIVISRPLELKIFEKEINRKLDEKKMEMIAQSKLAIDKGFPEIQSLEAKKDSIQAETEKAIAFRDKLQQEYDFERFGTKTDGTSGIVGLGSNARKKEQQLDAAQKELDGTRLSNQARIDTLEAEISRLMAFREAEFLKRAPQIESFDGLAACLDSLYALTQESEAIKWANYFILLLFIALETAPIFVKLISPRGPYDEVLELREENVQVYVKEQSFKTKKRSERNIQLFESEVFS from the coding sequence ATGCAAATCCATACAATCACCCGTTTCTTCTGGTTTTGTTCAGGAGCCCATGTGCCCTTATTGAAGCGTTTACCTACTGAGACCAATAAATATGTTGGAATAGGAGGAACAGTATTTTTTACCGGCCTTTTTGCGTCCCTGGCAGCAGGATATGCCCTTTATACAGTTTTTGACTCCTTGCTTATTGCCTCCATTTTTGGCTTGGTCTGGGGTTTGATGATTTTTAACCTCGACAGGTTTATAGTTTCCAGTATGAGGAAAAGAAACAAAGCTTGGAGCGAATGGAAAATGGCATTTCCAAGGTTGGTCTTTGCGGTGCTATTGGCCATTGTAATTTCAAGGCCTTTGGAGTTGAAGATTTTTGAGAAGGAGATCAACCGCAAACTGGATGAGAAAAAAATGGAAATGATAGCCCAAAGTAAATTGGCCATAGACAAAGGTTTTCCGGAGATCCAATCTTTGGAAGCAAAAAAGGATAGTATCCAAGCTGAAACTGAAAAAGCCATAGCCTTCAGGGATAAATTGCAACAGGAGTATGATTTTGAAAGATTCGGTACCAAAACAGATGGGACAAGCGGAATTGTAGGCTTGGGAAGCAATGCCCGAAAAAAAGAGCAGCAGCTTGATGCTGCCCAAAAGGAATTGGATGGCACCAGGTTATCCAACCAGGCAAGAATAGACACTTTAGAAGCAGAGATCAGCAGGTTAATGGCTTTCAGGGAAGCAGAATTTTTAAAAAGAGCTCCCCAAATTGAGAGCTTTGATGGTTTGGCCGCCTGTTTGGATTCACTATATGCATTGACTCAGGAAAGCGAGGCTATCAAATGGGCCAATTATTTTATTCTTTTACTCTTTATTGCCCTAGAGACTGCTCCCATTTTTGTCAAATTGATTTCACCAAGAGGACCTTATGATGAGGTTTTGGAACTCAGGGAGGAGAATGTGCAGGTCTATGTTAAGGAGCAATCTTTCAAAACCAAAAAGAGAAGTGAAAGAAACATCCAGCTTTTTGAATCAGAGGTTTTTTCCTGA
- a CDS encoding VIT1/CCC1 transporter family protein — MEENQIHKVYSLWGNTQNYLREFVYGGIDGAVTTFAVVAGAVGANFEPAIIIILGFANLFADGFSMSVGAYLSAKSEKEHYRKHRKIEYWEIETVPEMERKEVEVIYRAKGFEGKLLQDIVDVIVSDKDRWVDEMMKNELEMIPDYKSPLKIGLATLISFITVGFIPLIIYVYDYFQEVSFDKFFWTSFFTGLAFVFVGWLKSFVNQTDTFKSILETLILGFVAALVAYYVGDFLESLIVNGI; from the coding sequence ATGGAAGAAAATCAGATTCATAAGGTATATTCACTTTGGGGAAATACACAAAATTATCTAAGGGAATTTGTTTACGGCGGCATTGATGGTGCAGTGACCACCTTTGCAGTGGTAGCAGGAGCAGTAGGGGCCAATTTTGAACCGGCAATCATTATCATTTTAGGATTCGCTAATCTTTTTGCAGATGGTTTTTCCATGTCTGTAGGCGCCTATCTATCTGCCAAATCAGAAAAAGAACATTATAGAAAACACCGCAAAATTGAATATTGGGAAATAGAAACCGTTCCGGAAATGGAAAGAAAAGAAGTGGAAGTCATTTACCGCGCAAAAGGTTTTGAAGGGAAACTATTGCAGGACATTGTAGATGTCATTGTTTCCGATAAAGACCGTTGGGTGGATGAAATGATGAAAAATGAACTGGAAATGATCCCGGACTACAAGAGTCCTCTCAAAATTGGCCTTGCCACATTAATTTCATTTATAACGGTGGGGTTTATACCATTGATCATTTATGTATATGACTACTTTCAGGAAGTATCATTTGATAAATTTTTCTGGACAAGCTTTTTTACCGGCCTTGCCTTTGTTTTTGTGGGTTGGCTCAAAAGCTTCGTAAACCAAACGGATACATTCAAAAGTATATTGGAAACCCTCATATTGGGATTCGTTGCCGCCCTAGTGGCATACTATGTGGGAGATTTTCTTGAATCCCTGATTGTGAATGGAATTTAA
- a CDS encoding dipeptidase, which yields MKKFIILLVVLFFLYWLGTMTVPTIIEKGSNPVKEQAPYKVSQQALELYQSFDFVADLHCDALLWGRNLTERAYYGHVDFPRMQEANVAMQVFTIVSKSPRGQNMDFNKADTQDNITLLNIVQGRPISNWFSLINRTLYQSTKLQEFADNYGKDFILIKSKADLEKLIEARKTDRNVIGGLLGIEGAHALEGNMQNLERVYEAGVRLIGPVHFFDNELGGSAHGESGDGLTEFGKAVIRRMNELNMIIDLAHVSPKMFDDILDVSQKPIMVSHTGIRAVLNSPRNLSDEQIRKVAEKGGIIGIAFFDMAVGPDEIKGIVASMKRVKNLVGIQHVALGSDYDGSVAVPFDITGLPIIVEALLQEGFTADEIRAIMGENVKRFLLENLG from the coding sequence ATGAAGAAATTTATTATCCTCCTGGTCGTACTCTTTTTTCTTTACTGGCTGGGAACAATGACTGTCCCAACCATCATAGAAAAAGGAAGTAATCCAGTCAAAGAACAAGCACCCTATAAGGTGTCCCAACAGGCTTTGGAGCTCTATCAATCTTTTGACTTTGTCGCGGATCTCCATTGTGATGCGCTTTTGTGGGGAAGAAACCTTACTGAAAGAGCCTATTACGGACATGTGGACTTCCCTAGGATGCAGGAAGCCAATGTCGCCATGCAGGTTTTCACCATTGTCTCCAAATCCCCTAGAGGACAAAACATGGACTTCAATAAAGCGGATACACAGGATAATATTACCCTTCTGAATATCGTGCAGGGAAGGCCTATTTCTAACTGGTTCAGTTTGATCAACCGCACCCTTTACCAATCTACCAAACTTCAGGAATTTGCCGACAATTATGGAAAAGATTTCATATTGATCAAATCCAAAGCAGACCTGGAGAAGCTTATTGAGGCCAGAAAAACAGACAGGAATGTCATTGGCGGTTTATTGGGCATTGAAGGAGCCCATGCCCTGGAAGGCAATATGCAAAATCTTGAAAGGGTCTATGAAGCTGGTGTAAGACTGATAGGCCCAGTGCACTTTTTTGACAATGAACTCGGCGGATCGGCACATGGGGAAAGCGGAGATGGTCTGACAGAATTTGGAAAAGCAGTCATTAGGAGGATGAACGAACTCAACATGATCATCGATCTCGCCCATGTCTCCCCCAAGATGTTTGACGACATCCTGGATGTATCACAAAAACCGATAATGGTCTCCCATACAGGAATCAGGGCGGTCCTTAATTCTCCCCGAAACCTGAGTGATGAGCAGATCAGAAAAGTGGCAGAAAAAGGAGGTATTATTGGTATTGCATTTTTTGACATGGCCGTAGGACCCGATGAGATCAAAGGGATAGTAGCCAGTATGAAAAGGGTGAAAAACCTGGTAGGCATACAACATGTAGCATTAGGCTCAGATTATGATGGCAGTGTAGCGGTTCCTTTTGACATCACAGGACTTCCCATTATTGTGGAGGCCTTGCTCCAAGAAGGCTTTACTGCAGATGAAATACGGGCCATCATGGGAGAGAATGTCAAAAGATTTTTATTGGAAAATTTAGGATAA
- a CDS encoding sugar phosphate isomerase/epimerase family protein codes for MNRREFIQSSSLAFMFTLNMGHIPLMEKESRLRLGGPIFRKTQSPEEWALAVKSYGYRAAYCPLSIGAGLEEIRKYELAAKKHNIIIAEVGAWSNPISPDPKTAFEAFEKCTKSLQLADEIGANCCVNIAGSKNKENWAGPHPENFSNETFDAIVETTRKIIDEVQPTRTFFTLEAMPWIFPESPDSYLRLIKAIDRKAFGVHLDPVNMVVSPAVFFNNGELIKESFKKLGPYIKSCHAKDLVIKEKTYMPQFDEVIPGRGQMDYKVFLQELKRYPDIPLMMEHLSSEEEYKEGADYIQKIEQSA; via the coding sequence ATGAACAGAAGAGAATTCATCCAATCCAGCTCCTTGGCTTTCATGTTCACTTTGAATATGGGCCATATTCCCCTTATGGAAAAGGAAAGCAGACTAAGATTAGGAGGGCCTATTTTCCGAAAAACGCAATCGCCGGAAGAATGGGCCTTAGCCGTTAAATCCTATGGCTACAGGGCTGCTTATTGTCCATTAAGTATAGGTGCTGGTTTGGAAGAAATCAGAAAATATGAGTTGGCCGCCAAAAAGCACAACATCATCATAGCAGAAGTAGGTGCTTGGTCAAATCCCATTAGCCCAGACCCCAAAACAGCTTTTGAAGCCTTTGAAAAATGTACCAAATCCTTACAGCTGGCGGATGAAATCGGGGCAAACTGCTGTGTCAACATTGCCGGATCAAAAAATAAGGAAAATTGGGCAGGACCCCATCCTGAAAATTTTTCCAATGAAACATTTGATGCAATTGTAGAAACGACCCGGAAAATCATAGACGAAGTTCAGCCAACGCGTACCTTTTTCACCCTGGAAGCTATGCCTTGGATTTTCCCAGAATCCCCCGATAGTTACCTCAGGTTAATTAAAGCCATTGACAGAAAAGCCTTTGGAGTCCATCTGGACCCCGTAAATATGGTAGTCAGCCCGGCCGTTTTCTTTAATAATGGAGAACTGATCAAAGAATCTTTCAAAAAGCTGGGCCCCTACATCAAAAGCTGTCATGCCAAAGACCTGGTAATAAAAGAAAAAACCTACATGCCACAGTTTGATGAGGTTATTCCGGGAAGAGGACAAATGGATTATAAAGTTTTCTTACAAGAACTCAAAAGATATCCGGATATTCCATTAATGATGGAACACCTGAGTTCAGAGGAAGAATACAAAGAAGGGGCTGATTACATCCAGAAAATTGAACAATCAGCCTGA